A stretch of the Clostridium fungisolvens genome encodes the following:
- the lysA gene encoding diaminopimelate decarboxylase, whose translation MKLFGSMNIDENVLSINGVRATELAEKYSTPLYVFDENLIRQNCREYYNGFNCENRNNRVAYAGKAFLTLAMCRIIKDENLYLDVVSGGELFTAYKSGFPLEKVYFHGNNKTIDEIELGIDLGVGTFVADNEMEIELIDKIARKHNKKQRIYLRITPGIEAHTHEYIKTGQLDSKFGFAYIGDNVLNVVNKVLSLQNVELSGLHCHIGSQIFDITPYEDATEIMLTIIKDIYNATGYLIKELDLGGGFGIYYNSDDEPKPASEYCAAILSKADQVCEDLGLDMPILTIEPGRSIVGNAGITLYKVGSIKEVPSIRKYISVDGGMTDNIRPALYNAEYESIVANKVNSDELEDVTVAGKCCESGDILINNIRLPKVQTGDLLAIMSTGAYGYSMANNYNKVPKAAVVMIKDGEDRLVCKRETYADVISNEI comes from the coding sequence ATGAAATTGTTTGGAAGTATGAATATTGATGAGAATGTATTATCAATCAATGGGGTTAGAGCTACAGAGCTTGCAGAAAAATATTCTACACCGCTGTATGTTTTTGATGAAAATCTTATTAGACAGAATTGTAGAGAATATTACAATGGATTTAATTGTGAAAATAGAAATAATAGAGTTGCGTACGCTGGAAAGGCATTCTTAACTCTTGCAATGTGCAGGATTATAAAAGATGAGAATCTATATTTAGATGTTGTGTCAGGTGGAGAGCTTTTTACAGCATATAAATCTGGATTCCCGTTGGAAAAAGTATATTTCCATGGAAATAACAAGACAATTGACGAAATTGAACTAGGAATCGATCTTGGTGTAGGTACTTTTGTAGCAGATAATGAAATGGAGATAGAACTTATCGACAAGATTGCTAGAAAGCATAATAAGAAGCAACGAATTTATTTAAGAATAACTCCAGGTATAGAAGCTCATACACATGAGTATATCAAGACTGGTCAGCTAGATTCAAAATTTGGCTTTGCATATATAGGCGATAATGTATTAAATGTTGTTAATAAGGTTTTATCATTACAGAATGTAGAACTTTCTGGGTTACATTGTCATATAGGATCTCAAATATTCGATATAACACCTTATGAAGATGCAACTGAGATAATGCTAACAATTATTAAGGATATTTATAATGCCACAGGATATCTAATAAAAGAACTTGATCTTGGAGGTGGTTTCGGAATTTATTATAATTCTGATGATGAACCAAAACCAGCAAGTGAATACTGTGCAGCAATCTTAAGTAAGGCTGATCAAGTTTGTGAAGACTTAGGATTAGATATGCCTATACTTACTATAGAGCCAGGAAGATCTATAGTTGGAAATGCGGGAATTACATTATATAAAGTTGGGTCAATTAAAGAAGTTCCGTCAATAAGAAAGTATATATCTGTAGATGGTGGAATGACTGATAATATTAGACCAGCGTTATATAATGCTGAATACGAATCAATAGTAGCTAATAAAGTCAATTCTGACGAGCTAGAAGACGTAACCGTAGCTGGAAAGTGCTGCGAATCTGGAGATATATTAATAAATAATATAAGATTACCAAAGGTTCAAACTGGTGATTTATTGGCTATAATGTCAACAGGTGCCTATGGTTATTCTATGGCTAATAATTATAATAAGGTTCCTAAGGCAGCTGTTGTTATGATAAAAGATGGTGAAGATAGACTTGTTTGTAAAAGAGAAACTTATGCAGATGTAATTAGCAATGAAATATAG
- a CDS encoding hydrolase — translation MIGNTNKEPKYVPEIKGALRNHLIEMPAVIRDASGIKIFGKRIKSLVFTTDVAIIKNTNADAIIAVYPFTPQPIITEALMLAADVPVFCGVGGGITQGMRVINLALDAEFKGAMGVVVNAPTSNEIVSKLRNTVDIPIIVTVVSENDDFEGRIEAGANILNVSGGKNTAEIVRNVRKKFPDFPIIATGGPTTESIKETIIAGANAITYTPPSSGEIFSELMVKYRSDKE, via the coding sequence ATGATAGGAAATACAAATAAAGAGCCAAAGTATGTACCTGAGATTAAAGGAGCTCTAAGAAATCACTTAATAGAAATGCCTGCAGTTATAAGGGATGCAAGTGGAATAAAGATATTCGGCAAAAGAATAAAGTCATTAGTATTTACTACTGATGTTGCAATAATAAAAAACACTAATGCTGATGCAATAATTGCAGTATATCCATTTACTCCTCAGCCTATTATTACTGAAGCTTTGATGCTTGCTGCAGACGTTCCAGTTTTTTGTGGAGTAGGAGGAGGTATAACTCAAGGAATGAGAGTTATAAATCTTGCATTGGATGCGGAATTTAAAGGTGCTATGGGAGTTGTAGTAAATGCACCTACTTCAAATGAGATTGTAAGTAAATTGAGAAATACAGTAGATATACCGATAATAGTTACTGTTGTATCTGAAAACGATGATTTTGAAGGTAGAATAGAAGCAGGAGCTAACATATTAAATGTCTCAGGTGGGAAAAATACTGCCGAAATAGTCCGTAATGTAAGAAAGAAGTTTCCAGACTTCCCTATTATCGCTACAGGCGGACCAACAACTGAAAGTATAAAAGAGACGATAATTGCAGGAGCAAACGCTATAACATATACACCTCCTAGTTCTGGTGAGATATTTAGCGAACTTATGGTTAAATACAGAAGTGATAAAGAATAG
- the lepB gene encoding signal peptidase I: MEKSSNRNPMVKFLLDWVVPIGAAILLAMLINKFLLYKVSVPTESMYPTIKKGDQMFVTKIYNPQNIKRGDILVFYSNELKDLLIKRVVGLPGETVEIKDNGDVYIDGKYLQEDYVKNPDSKTGSFKIPEGKYLMLGDNRANSADARYWNNPYIDAKDIQGKARVRVFPFDRIGLLK, translated from the coding sequence ATGGAGAAAAGTAGTAATAGAAATCCTATGGTCAAATTTTTATTAGATTGGGTAGTACCTATTGGTGCAGCTATATTGCTTGCCATGCTTATTAATAAATTTCTTTTATACAAAGTTTCAGTTCCAACAGAATCAATGTATCCAACTATAAAAAAAGGTGATCAAATGTTTGTGACCAAGATTTATAATCCTCAAAATATAAAAAGAGGAGATATATTGGTTTTTTATTCAAATGAGCTTAAAGACTTACTTATAAAAAGAGTAGTTGGGTTGCCTGGAGAAACTGTAGAGATAAAAGATAATGGAGATGTTTATATTGACGGCAAATATCTTCAAGAAGATTATGTAAAGAATCCAGATAGTAAAACAGGAAGTTTTAAGATTCCTGAAGGAAAGTATTTAATGCTCGGAGATAACAGAGCTAATTCTGCAGATGCAAGATATTGGAACAATCCATATATTGATGCTAAGGATATACAAGGAAAAGCAAGAGTTAGGGTTTTCCCATTTGACAGGATTGGGCTACTAAAGTAG
- a CDS encoding amino acid ABC transporter ATP-binding protein produces MIYVNNLHKYFGKNEVLKGITDHIQKGEVVVVIGPSGSGKSTFLRCLNLLEEPTDGEIIFEGNNITGKNVNINKIREKMGMVFQQFNLFPHKTVLENITLAPIKVKGLSKAQADEVAFKLLDKVGLRDKATAYPASLSGGQKQRIAIARALAMEPDVMLFDEPTSALDPEMVGEVLSVMKSLASEGMTMVVVTHEMGFAKEVGDRILFMDGGVIVEQGTPEEIFDNPQNARTQDFLSKVL; encoded by the coding sequence GTGATATACGTTAATAATTTGCACAAATATTTCGGTAAAAATGAAGTTTTAAAGGGAATAACTGACCATATCCAAAAAGGAGAAGTGGTGGTTGTTATAGGACCAAGTGGTTCAGGTAAAAGTACTTTTTTAAGATGCTTAAACCTACTTGAGGAACCAACAGATGGGGAAATAATATTTGAAGGAAATAATATAACTGGTAAGAACGTTAATATCAATAAGATAAGAGAAAAGATGGGGATGGTATTCCAACAGTTTAACTTATTCCCACACAAAACAGTTTTAGAAAACATAACTCTAGCACCTATTAAAGTAAAAGGACTTAGTAAAGCACAGGCTGACGAAGTAGCCTTTAAGCTTTTAGATAAGGTAGGTCTTAGAGATAAAGCTACTGCATATCCAGCATCATTATCCGGTGGACAAAAGCAAAGAATTGCAATAGCAAGAGCGCTTGCAATGGAACCAGATGTTATGTTGTTTGACGAACCTACTTCTGCTTTGGATCCAGAAATGGTAGGAGAAGTTCTTAGCGTTATGAAAAGTCTTGCTTCAGAAGGAATGACAATGGTAGTTGTAACTCATGAAATGGGCTTTGCAAAGGAAGTTGGAGATAGAATATTATTCATGGATGGTGGAGTTATAGTAGAACAAGGTACACCTGAAGAAATATTTGATAATCCTCAAAATGCAAGAACACAAGATTTCCTATCAAAAGTACTTTAA
- a CDS encoding HelD family protein has product MEDNNSSREKELQLLFEEEKLSETLKIVNDEILNYLEKRKYISEYIIDYRKNVIEEYRDDEDKVTEYFDHERYVKEEAFKTIDRKLKELTILKENPYFGKVGFIEDEDLLESLYIGRFGVTQEGRYEPIIVDWRAPVAALFYHGSLGKAAYNSPAGDIETDIKERRQFIIKKGKLQGMFDSEVDVKDDILQMVLSSNSSEKLKDVIMTIQGEQDTIIRRPREKTVVVNGVAGSGKTTIALHRVAYLLYNNRKQLGDKVLILGPNSIFMEYISTVLPSLGEVGVKQDTITSFIIKQISLNEEIMEFPKYMEKVLSGDKEFIEDIKLKKSKVFIGKLDELIQDIEQSYFKIKPVNYFGEEIVGVEEIKNMFEKDYLYMPIFRRSQKIKRVIISKIKDKRDERIWKLNKETEEYKKSLKPDDLLIEENNIEFNRRIKIREIVRELMNSRAELEEWIDNESILNIYNKFNGYKKLTSDDLAPILYLMIKLDGKKAKSDIRHIVIDEAQDYSELQFKAIKELTGCKSMTIVGDTNQRLVDIEQEAAMLRIEDIYPEDDVENYGLNISYRSTMEIMNYANKFLKEEKVIPLVRQGKEVKSVEIASEEDLIDEILMSIEDFKDEGLESIAIITRNSEDMNKIYSKVREFAPVMKFHSEDVIYNGGTVIIPSYFAKGLEFDGVIIVDFNYEKDKDEDLIKYIMSTRALHMLKDINVNL; this is encoded by the coding sequence ATGGAAGATAATAACTCAAGCAGGGAGAAAGAATTACAATTACTATTTGAGGAAGAAAAGTTAAGTGAAACCTTAAAGATAGTAAATGATGAAATTTTAAATTACCTAGAAAAGCGCAAATACATATCAGAATACATAATAGATTACAGAAAGAATGTAATTGAAGAATACAGAGACGATGAAGATAAGGTTACGGAATACTTTGATCATGAAAGATATGTTAAAGAAGAAGCATTTAAAACCATAGACAGAAAACTAAAAGAGCTTACTATATTAAAGGAAAATCCGTACTTCGGAAAAGTAGGCTTTATCGAAGACGAAGATTTATTAGAAAGTTTGTATATTGGAAGATTTGGAGTTACACAGGAAGGTAGATATGAACCTATAATTGTAGACTGGAGAGCTCCAGTAGCAGCACTTTTTTATCATGGAAGTTTAGGGAAAGCTGCCTACAATTCACCTGCTGGGGACATAGAGACTGATATAAAGGAAAGAAGACAGTTTATTATAAAAAAGGGAAAACTTCAAGGAATGTTTGACTCTGAAGTAGATGTTAAAGACGATATATTACAGATGGTTTTAAGCTCTAACTCAAGCGAAAAGCTTAAAGATGTTATAATGACTATTCAAGGCGAACAAGATACAATTATAAGAAGACCTAGAGAAAAAACTGTGGTTGTAAATGGTGTTGCAGGTAGTGGAAAAACTACTATAGCTCTTCATAGGGTAGCATATCTTTTATATAATAACAGAAAGCAACTTGGGGATAAGGTTTTAATATTAGGACCTAATTCTATATTTATGGAATATATATCTACAGTACTTCCTAGCCTTGGAGAAGTTGGGGTTAAGCAAGATACTATAACTAGCTTTATTATAAAACAAATTTCCTTAAATGAAGAGATTATGGAATTTCCTAAGTACATGGAAAAGGTACTATCGGGAGATAAGGAATTTATTGAAGATATTAAACTTAAGAAATCCAAAGTGTTTATTGGCAAGTTAGATGAGCTTATACAGGATATAGAGCAAAGTTATTTTAAAATTAAGCCTGTTAATTACTTTGGAGAAGAGATAGTAGGCGTAGAAGAAATAAAAAATATGTTTGAAAAAGATTATTTATATATGCCTATATTTAGAAGAAGTCAAAAAATTAAAAGAGTTATCATATCTAAAATAAAAGATAAACGTGATGAAAGAATTTGGAAATTAAATAAAGAAACAGAAGAATATAAAAAGAGTCTAAAGCCAGATGATTTATTGATAGAAGAAAATAATATTGAATTCAATAGAAGAATAAAGATCAGAGAGATAGTAAGAGAACTTATGAACTCTAGAGCGGAACTAGAAGAATGGATAGATAATGAATCAATATTAAATATTTATAATAAATTTAATGGATACAAAAAGCTCACATCAGATGATTTAGCACCTATACTATATCTAATGATAAAACTTGATGGTAAGAAAGCTAAATCTGATATTAGACATATAGTTATTGATGAAGCGCAGGACTATAGTGAATTACAATTTAAAGCTATTAAGGAACTAACAGGCTGTAAAAGCATGACTATAGTTGGAGATACAAATCAAAGACTAGTAGATATTGAGCAAGAAGCAGCTATGCTAAGAATTGAAGACATTTATCCAGAAGATGATGTTGAGAATTATGGCCTAAATATAAGCTATAGATCTACTATGGAAATAATGAATTATGCTAACAAGTTCCTAAAGGAAGAAAAAGTCATTCCACTAGTAAGACAAGGAAAAGAAGTAAAATCAGTAGAAATAGCATCTGAAGAGGATTTAATAGATGAAATACTTATGTCTATAGAAGATTTTAAAGACGAGGGGCTAGAAAGTATCGCGATCATAACAAGAAACTCTGAGGATATGAATAAGATATACTCAAAGGTACGTGAATTTGCTCCTGTTATGAAGTTCCATAGTGAAGATGTAATTTATAATGGAGGAACTGTTATTATTCCATCATACTTTGCTAAGGGATTAGAATTTGACGGGGTTATCATAGTAGATTTTAACTATGAAAAAGATAAAGATGAAGACTTAATAAAGTATATAATGAGTACTAGAGCTTTGCATATGCTAAAAGATATAAACGTTAATTTATAA
- a CDS encoding ABC transporter substrate-binding protein: MKKGILKTVLATALVGIMAFSVVGCTKKNDSTGATTTTSVVDKIKKSGKLVLATSADYPPYEFHKSVDGKDTIVGFDIEIAKSIAKKLGVQLEISDMKFDGLIAALKTNKADLVIAGMNPTDERKQSVDFSNIYYTATQYVVVRAEDKAKYTSLESLAGKAIGVQKGSVQEGLGKDQIKDSKLQSVGKIPDVILNLKNKKVDAAIVEGPVAKLYVEKNSDLAISDAKFDLNPSEQGSAIAVAKGSDDLLKLINETLDELKKDNKIDQLVIDASNSVE; encoded by the coding sequence ATGAAAAAAGGTATATTAAAAACAGTTTTAGCTACTGCCTTGGTTGGGATAATGGCATTTAGCGTGGTTGGATGTACAAAGAAAAATGATTCTACAGGAGCGACTACAACTACTAGCGTTGTAGACAAAATTAAAAAGTCAGGTAAGCTTGTATTAGCTACAAGTGCAGACTATCCTCCATATGAATTCCATAAATCAGTTGATGGTAAGGATACAATAGTAGGTTTTGATATCGAAATAGCAAAATCTATAGCTAAAAAGCTTGGTGTTCAGCTTGAAATTAGCGATATGAAGTTTGATGGATTAATAGCAGCTTTAAAAACAAATAAAGCTGATTTAGTAATTGCAGGTATGAATCCAACTGATGAAAGAAAACAAAGTGTGGATTTTTCAAACATATATTATACAGCTACTCAATATGTAGTAGTTAGAGCCGAAGATAAGGCTAAATATACATCCTTAGAATCTCTAGCAGGAAAGGCTATAGGAGTTCAAAAAGGTTCAGTGCAAGAAGGTTTAGGAAAAGATCAAATAAAGGATTCAAAGCTTCAATCAGTAGGAAAAATTCCTGATGTAATACTTAACTTAAAGAATAAGAAGGTTGATGCTGCTATCGTTGAAGGTCCAGTTGCAAAGCTTTATGTAGAAAAGAATAGTGACTTAGCAATAAGTGATGCTAAATTTGATCTAAATCCATCAGAACAAGGTTCAGCAATAGCTGTTGCTAAGGGTTCAGATGACTTATTAAAGCTAATAAACGAAACTTTAGATGAATTAAAGAAAGATAATAAGATAGATCAATTAGTAATAGATGCAAGTAATTCAGTAGAATAA
- a CDS encoding amino acid ABC transporter permease, with protein MGFADIWNKYHGFYIQGAELTIVLAFFTVIFGTIIGLFLSLMKLSKNKILKFIGSAYIEIIRGTPILVQLYIIFYGLDYIGIHLSGIMSGVITLSINSGAYVAEIIRAGINAVDKGQTEASRSLGLTKGATMRYIIIPQALKNILPALGNEFVTIIKESSIVSVIGIAELMYKADTVRGNTFEPFTPLIIAAGIYFVMTFTLSKLVAAFERRLGASDIR; from the coding sequence TTGGGTTTTGCAGATATTTGGAATAAGTACCATGGCTTCTATATACAAGGAGCAGAGTTAACAATAGTTCTAGCATTTTTTACTGTAATTTTTGGTACAATAATAGGACTTTTTCTAAGTCTTATGAAATTATCAAAAAATAAAATTTTAAAGTTTATAGGATCAGCTTATATAGAAATTATAAGAGGTACACCTATATTAGTGCAATTGTACATCATATTCTATGGATTAGATTATATAGGAATACATCTTTCAGGAATTATGTCAGGTGTTATAACTCTATCTATAAACAGTGGTGCATATGTTGCAGAAATAATTAGAGCAGGAATAAATGCAGTTGATAAAGGACAAACAGAAGCATCTAGAAGTTTAGGACTTACTAAAGGTGCTACAATGAGATATATAATAATACCTCAAGCTTTAAAGAATATACTACCAGCTTTAGGTAATGAATTTGTTACAATAATAAAAGAATCATCAATAGTATCTGTTATAGGAATAGCAGAACTTATGTATAAGGCGGATACAGTAAGAGGAAATACCTTTGAACCTTTTACTCCACTTATAATTGCGGCAGGTATTTATTTTGTAATGACATTTACATTATCTAAATTAGTAGCAGCATTCGAAAGGAGGCTAGGGGCAAGTGATATACGTTAA
- the ftsH gene encoding ATP-dependent zinc metalloprotease FtsH, translated as MFKNNKKWQYAIIYGIIALGLLFAFNYTKTEMMTENITYDEFQSMLKDKKVDTVTITSQKLTIIPNKQSSDYGKILYTVNLGDKDLVKNLQDSGAKYQGKLPDAFPVADLILYWVAPIIFFFIIGRLMFGKMDKKMGGGVMSFGKNTAKLYAEDETGKTFADVAGQEEAKESLKEIVDFLHDPKKYQEIGAKLPKGALLVGPPGTGKTLLAKAVAGEAKVPFFSMSGSDFVELFVGMGASRVRDLFRQAEEKAPCIIFIDEIDAIGKSRDGAIQGNDEREQTLNQLLAEMDGFDSSKGVVILGATNRPEILDKALLRPGRFDRRVIVDRPDLKGRISILKVHAKDVKMSDNVDMEALAKSTPGAVGADLANIVNEAALNAVKNNRKFVLQQDLEEAVEVIIAGKEKKDRILSPKEKRIVAFHEVGHALVAALLKNTDPVHKITIVPRTMGALGYTMQLPEEEKYLVSKDEMIDEITVMLGGRAAEEIEFNIISTGASNDIERATQSARSMVTIYGMTDKFDMMALESVSNRYLDGRPVQNCSAETAAQIDEETLQIIKNSHEKAREILRNNRDLLNDISNDLLDKETLSGEEFMVFVYDKYPELKVEREKREAEKKEFEKLEKERKNKKNDVPVYSDLVLESSINEVTSELMIDGNSGTVQS; from the coding sequence ATGTTTAAGAATAATAAGAAATGGCAATATGCTATTATATATGGAATAATAGCTTTAGGGTTATTATTTGCTTTTAATTATACTAAAACTGAGATGATGACAGAGAATATTACATATGATGAATTTCAAAGTATGTTAAAAGATAAAAAGGTAGATACTGTAACTATTACAAGTCAAAAGCTAACTATAATACCAAATAAACAAAGCAGTGATTATGGTAAGATACTATATACAGTGAACCTAGGTGATAAAGATCTTGTTAAAAACTTACAAGATTCAGGTGCAAAATATCAAGGAAAGCTCCCAGATGCATTTCCGGTGGCAGATTTAATACTTTATTGGGTTGCACCTATAATATTCTTCTTTATAATAGGCAGATTAATGTTTGGTAAGATGGATAAGAAGATGGGTGGCGGAGTGATGTCTTTTGGCAAGAACACTGCTAAGCTTTATGCTGAAGATGAGACTGGTAAAACTTTTGCAGATGTAGCTGGTCAAGAAGAAGCAAAAGAATCACTGAAAGAAATTGTAGATTTTCTACATGACCCTAAAAAATATCAAGAGATAGGAGCTAAATTACCTAAAGGAGCTCTTTTAGTAGGACCTCCAGGAACAGGTAAGACTCTACTTGCTAAGGCAGTAGCTGGAGAAGCAAAGGTTCCGTTCTTCTCAATGTCTGGATCAGACTTTGTAGAGCTTTTTGTCGGTATGGGTGCTTCAAGGGTAAGAGATCTATTTAGACAGGCTGAAGAAAAAGCTCCATGTATAATATTCATAGATGAAATTGATGCTATCGGTAAGAGCAGAGATGGGGCTATCCAAGGTAATGATGAAAGAGAACAAACTCTAAATCAATTACTTGCTGAAATGGATGGATTCGATTCTTCTAAAGGGGTAGTAATTCTAGGCGCTACTAACAGGCCAGAAATACTTGATAAGGCTTTATTAAGACCTGGAAGATTTGATAGAAGAGTCATAGTTGATAGACCAGACTTAAAAGGTAGAATATCTATACTAAAAGTTCATGCAAAAGATGTTAAAATGAGTGATAATGTAGATATGGAAGCACTAGCAAAGAGTACTCCAGGCGCAGTAGGAGCAGATCTTGCAAACATAGTTAATGAAGCTGCACTTAATGCAGTTAAAAATAATAGAAAATTTGTACTTCAACAGGATTTAGAAGAAGCAGTGGAAGTAATAATAGCAGGTAAGGAAAAGAAGGATAGAATCCTTTCACCTAAAGAAAAAAGAATAGTTGCTTTCCATGAAGTAGGTCATGCACTTGTAGCGGCCTTACTGAAGAATACTGATCCAGTACACAAGATTACAATAGTCCCAAGAACCATGGGAGCATTAGGTTATACTATGCAACTTCCAGAAGAAGAAAAGTATTTGGTTTCTAAAGATGAGATGATTGATGAAATTACAGTTATGCTTGGTGGAAGGGCTGCAGAGGAGATTGAATTTAATATCATATCTACAGGAGCTTCAAACGATATTGAAAGAGCTACACAATCTGCTAGAAGCATGGTCACTATATATGGTATGACTGATAAGTTTGATATGATGGCATTAGAATCTGTAAGTAATAGATATCTAGATGGAAGACCAGTTCAAAATTGTTCTGCTGAAACTGCAGCTCAAATTGATGAAGAAACCTTACAGATAATAAAGAACAGTCATGAAAAGGCAAGAGAAATATTAAGAAATAATAGAGACTTATTAAATGATATTTCAAATGATCTTTTAGATAAAGAAACTTTATCAGGAGAAGAGTTTATGGTATTTGTATATGATAAATATCCAGAACTAAAAGTAGAAAGAGAAAAAAGAGAAGCAGAAAAGAAAGAGTTTGAAAAGCTAGAAAAAGAAAGAAAGAACAAGAAGAATGATGTTCCAGTATATTCAGATCTGGTTTTAGAATCTAGTATAAATGAAGTTACTTCAGAATTAATGATTGATGGTAATAGTGGTACTGTTCAATCTTAA
- a CDS encoding NAD(+) diphosphatase, whose translation MKFVYCPLCGKKLEERHSWDEGGVPYCSEDDMMFFDVPRPCIVVAIIKENKILLLKQSYIYKNSKVLVSGYISPDEKAEDAVYREVKEETGLIVDNIKYLGSDYVKGKDLLMLTYIAHYKSGEIIKSSEVEWLDWSNIEDAIGEMTEDKIGKAVVRKILNELK comes from the coding sequence ATGAAATTCGTATATTGTCCACTTTGTGGGAAGAAGCTTGAAGAAAGACATAGTTGGGATGAGGGGGGAGTACCATATTGTTCAGAGGATGATATGATGTTTTTTGATGTGCCAAGACCTTGTATTGTTGTTGCCATTATAAAGGAGAATAAGATACTGCTACTTAAGCAAAGCTATATATATAAAAATTCAAAAGTACTTGTTTCAGGTTATATCAGCCCCGATGAAAAAGCTGAAGATGCTGTTTATAGAGAGGTAAAAGAAGAAACGGGATTAATAGTAGACAACATAAAATATTTAGGTAGTGATTATGTTAAAGGGAAAGATCTACTCATGCTTACATATATAGCACACTACAAATCAGGAGAAATTATAAAGTCTTCGGAAGTGGAATGGTTAGATTGGAGCAATATTGAAGATGCAATAGGTGAAATGACTGAAGATAAGATAGGAAAAGCAGTAGTTAGGAAGATACTTAATGAATTAAAATAA
- a CDS encoding DUF3006 domain-containing protein: protein MKSSKEYIIIDRIENNIAVCEVNEEIFKINVNNIEGVPKEGDVLVKKDSIYYIDRDLTDKRKSIVEDLMKGMWNDGEK, encoded by the coding sequence ATGAAATCATCTAAAGAATATATAATAATAGATAGAATAGAAAACAATATTGCCGTTTGTGAGGTAAATGAAGAAATTTTTAAAATTAATGTCAATAATATTGAAGGAGTACCTAAAGAAGGCGATGTATTGGTAAAAAAAGATTCAATTTATTATATAGACAGAGATTTAACAGATAAAAGGAAATCAATTGTAGAAGATTTAATGAAAGGTATGTGGAATGATGGAGAAAAGTAG